The nucleotide sequence GCGGTTTCGTCTTCGATCAGCACCGCGACGGTTCTTCCATCCGCAGTTGCCGCAAGTGACTTGACCTGATCGGAAAGGGGGCTCAGCGTGAGCAAGCCTCTGAGCGATCCCTCGTCCTGAAGTTGCCACAGCTTCAGATCGGCATCCCGTGAACCCGACACGATCAGGTTTCCTCCAGCAAAAGTCACGGCGGACACGCTGTCCCTGTGTGCGGGAACTTTTTTCTCGAGACGACCGGTTTGGGAATTGATGACCAGCAGATTGCCATCACGGGTTCCCGCGACAATTGTCCGTTCGTCCGGTGACAGCGAGATCGAATCTGCGATCCCGCTCAGGTCAATCTTGTGACGGACGGCGCCGGTAAAGGGATCGAGGATACGGATACTTCCATCGAGCGAGGTGCACGTCAGAATCGTCGAACCGACGGCGAACGATTCGATGCTGCTGACTCGCAGCTTCTCTTGAGAGACGCTGTTGATCCAGAGCGTCTTGATTTCTGAAGTGGCCCTGTCCAAAACTTTGATCGAATCCGCATCTCGATCCGCGTGTGAAGGATTGCTCGTCACACTTTCCGATACGAAATAGAGTCTCTTGCCGTCCGGTGAGAATCGGATGATCTCTGCCTCGATAATCTCGGGCGATTCAATCACCCTGTGTTTAGCGGACTCGTCGAGGGGAAAGAACCGCAGACTGGTCGTTTCCTGGTGATTGAAGCAGATCGAATGCTCACCCGGCACGCACTGAATTTCGGTCGCCTGTCCCGTCTCGATCGTGGTGAGCAGAGAAATTTTGGCATGTTCCAGACAGCCAGTGAGGACTTGATTGAGTTCTTCAAAATCACCTGAGTCTTTCCGAAAGAAGCGGCTGGATCGCGTCGCGGCGATGGTCTCGCCACTGTGACTGATCGCAACCCGATGCAATTTATGGGGTTGCTGCAGGCGCGCTGTCCAGACGTCGTGCGTCGACAGTTCGTAGATTTTCAGTCGAGAATCTCCGCATAGAGCCAGGAGATTTCTTGACGGATGAAACCGGCCGACGATCCGACCGCGACCACCGGTCGAAATCAACGCCACCCGTTCACCGGCGATCAGGTCCCACAATTTCGTTGCATCGGCGTTGGAGGTGACCAGCCATTGGCCGTCGGACGACATTCCGATGCCGTGCATCAGGCTGGCGTCTCGGAACTTCGCTCGGCGATCGATGATCCGCCTCAGCGATGAATGCCGGTGCGAATCCGCGATTTCGTACGTTTCGATCGAGTCTCGCACCCAGCCACCGCCGTCGGGATAGGCGACCGCCACCTCGTAGTTTTGCACGATCCAGTCCAGTTGATCTCTATCTGGTTCAAAGGTCTGAAAATCTGACTCGCGCAGCCATAACGGTGACACACCGGCGACTGCGATCATGGGGGGCTGAGCATAAAAACGGTCACTCACAACGACCAGATCCGTAAACTCGGATTCTTTCTCGATACTGGCAAGCAGCTGACCGTCGAGTGACCATTTCTTGACGCTCTTGTCTTTCGAGCAGGTAATCAGTGCACGGCCGTCGGACGAGAAACGGATACGGTGCAGATAGTTTGAATGGGCTTTCCATCGTCGGACAGGCTGCCGTGTTGCCATGTCGAAGACACAGATCTCTCCGCTTCGACTTCCGACAAACAGTTCCGTTCCCGCAGGGCTGAACAACAATGAGCGAACCCCATCGGGCCGCAGACGCATCCATTGCTCATCGGCCGGGAATTCCAGAGTATGAGTCAGCTCCCAGGTGTTCGTGTCAACCAGTGCGACCCTGACATTGCCGTTGAGATCCGTGTTATCGCCTGCGGCGAGTAGTGACCCGTCGGGAGTGAACTCAATCGTGTAGGAATCATATCCGTGCAGAAGTTCTCGTTGTTTTCTGGCATCGAATGCGGCGAGCGCCCGGGTCGCTTCGCTGCGCAAGCGGTAGATCGCTGCCTGATCATCGGGGGGAGCGATTCGGGCCGCCAGTTTGAGTTGGTCGAGATTGGTCCAGCTCCATTCCCGCGGGGTCCGCAGACTGCGATCACTGATTTCGGCGAGGGCCAGGTAGAACTCTTTTGTTAGCGCTTGTTTCAAGGCGTCATCGAGTTCCTTCTCACTTCTTTGCTTTTCCAGTGCGGCATCATGGATGCGAGTGATTTCCCAGGCACCGACCCCCACTGCCAGCAGCAAACTCAGTGCAATTGCGGCGATCAGTCCGGCTCGGTCGGGATTGCGTTTCGACCAGCGCCAGGCCTGACCGAAAGGCCCCAGGGGTCTTGCGCTAATAGGCCGTCCCGCGAGGAAGTTTTCCAGATCCGACGCCAGTGCAGCGGCGCTGGGGTATCGGTTGCGAGGGTCTTTTGCCAGACACTTCAGGCAGATGGTGTCGAGATCGCGCGGGATCTCGGGGACCAGCAATCGGGGGGGGACTGGATCGTTGTTGCGGACCTGCTCCAGGGTCGCCAGGTGTGTCGCCCCGAGAAAGGGGGGCCGACCTGTAATCAGATCGTAAAGTGTCGCACCGATGCCATACACGTCGGTCCAGACGCCGATTTCACAAGAGGCTCCGACGGCCTGTTCGGGAGCCATGTAGCTGGGCGAGCCGATTGCTTCGGTTGTCAGTGAGGCCTGCATATCGCCCGCAAGGTGTTTTGCCAGGCCGAAATCACTGATCTTGATCAGCCCCTTCTTGCTCATCAGGATGTTTGCGGGCTTGAGGTCGCGATGGAGAATCCCGTGATCGTGGACACTCGACATCGTTCGAGCAACGGTCAGTGCGATCTCAGCAGCGGACTTGGGATCGATCGAAGATTTGGTATCCCGCTGAGCAAGGTTCTTTCCGTCGATATATTCCAGCACCAGGCAGGGCATTCCATCCAGATCGATGACGTCGA is from Schlesneria sp. DSM 10557 and encodes:
- a CDS encoding protein kinase — translated: MDQPLSDEELLAELLLDWEDACHSQTPKSPEQLCGPRTDLVHELTRRIEILGCMDRMLGARLAETRSMSEDEFARIRPPDLPSVPGFRVMDEIGRGGMGIVYKATQLNLERDVALKLINNLSQRPQVLIARLRNEADALARLNLENVIRVIDVIDLDGMPCLVLEYIDGKNLAQRDTKSSIDPKSAAEIALTVARTMSSVHDHGILHRDLKPANILMSKKGLIKISDFGLAKHLAGDMQASLTTEAIGSPSYMAPEQAVGASCEIGVWTDVYGIGATLYDLITGRPPFLGATHLATLEQVRNNDPVPPRLLVPEIPRDLDTICLKCLAKDPRNRYPSAAALASDLENFLAGRPISARPLGPFGQAWRWSKRNPDRAGLIAAIALSLLLAVGVGAWEITRIHDAALEKQRSEKELDDALKQALTKEFYLALAEISDRSLRTPREWSWTNLDQLKLAARIAPPDDQAAIYRLRSEATRALAAFDARKQRELLHGYDSYTIEFTPDGSLLAAGDNTDLNGNVRVALVDTNTWELTHTLEFPADEQWMRLRPDGVRSLLFSPAGTELFVGSRSGEICVFDMATRQPVRRWKAHSNYLHRIRFSSDGRALITCSKDKSVKKWSLDGQLLASIEKESEFTDLVVVSDRFYAQPPMIAVAGVSPLWLRESDFQTFEPDRDQLDWIVQNYEVAVAYPDGGGWVRDSIETYEIADSHRHSSLRRIIDRRAKFRDASLMHGIGMSSDGQWLVTSNADATKLWDLIAGERVALISTGGRGRIVGRFHPSRNLLALCGDSRLKIYELSTHDVWTARLQQPHKLHRVAISHSGETIAATRSSRFFRKDSGDFEELNQVLTGCLEHAKISLLTTIETGQATEIQCVPGEHSICFNHQETTSLRFFPLDESAKHRVIESPEIIEAEIIRFSPDGKRLYFVSESVTSNPSHADRDADSIKVLDRATSEIKTLWINSVSQEKLRVSSIESFAVGSTILTCTSLDGSIRILDPFTGAVRHKIDLSGIADSISLSPDERTIVAGTRDGNLLVINSQTGRLEKKVPAHRDSVSAVTFAGGNLIVSGSRDADLKLWQLQDEGSLRGLLTLSPLSDQVKSLAATADGRTVAVLIEDETAVRILRVDLLKQRLAEFGLDW